Proteins encoded in a region of the Gammaproteobacteria bacterium genome:
- the typA gene encoding translational GTPase TypA, with translation MIEKIRNIAIIAHVDHGKTTLVDRLLQQSGTLETRGKSIDRVMDSNDQERERGITILAKNCSITWQGYRINIVDTPGHADFGGEVERVMSMVDSVLLLVDAVEGPMPQTRFVTQKAFAAGLNPIVVINKVDRDGARPDWVLNEVFDLFDRLGANETQLDFPVIYASAVQGIAGYEDDRLADNMEPLFETIVRNVPPPEVDRSGPFQMQISALDYSSYVGVIGVGRITRGRVRPNMSVTIIDREGHTRKGKVLQVKNYLGLEQIDVQQAEAGEIVCISGIDKLQISDTLCDPDHVEALPPLTVDEPTINMTFQVNDSPFAGQDGKYITTRNIKERLERELQYNVALRVEQGETPDKYRVSGRGELHLSVLIETMRREGYELAVSRPEVIEHEIDGVRQEPFEELVIDCDEVNQGSVIEELGKRRADMREMMPDGKGRVRMTFIIPTRGLIGFRSQFLSMTSGSGIMTHIFDHYGVVKTGEIAGRKNGVLVSMVTGKTLGYALFNLQERGRLFVGPNVEVYEGMIVGLHNRENDLVVNPTKAKQLTNVRASGTDENIILTPPVIHSLEQAMEFIEDDELVEITPHHIRLRKKYLTENERKRHSRGSQARG, from the coding sequence GTGATAGAGAAGATCAGAAATATAGCGATCATCGCCCATGTTGATCACGGCAAAACCACCCTGGTCGACCGACTTTTACAGCAGTCAGGCACCCTGGAGACCCGGGGTAAATCCATCGATCGGGTGATGGACTCCAATGATCAGGAGCGGGAACGCGGCATCACGATCCTGGCCAAGAACTGTTCGATCACCTGGCAGGGATATCGAATCAATATTGTCGATACTCCCGGCCACGCCGATTTTGGTGGCGAGGTGGAGCGGGTGATGTCGATGGTCGACAGCGTGCTGTTGCTGGTTGACGCAGTCGAGGGGCCGATGCCCCAGACCCGGTTCGTTACCCAGAAGGCCTTCGCGGCGGGCCTCAACCCCATTGTGGTCATCAACAAGGTGGATCGTGATGGTGCCCGGCCGGATTGGGTTTTGAATGAGGTTTTCGACCTGTTCGACAGGCTTGGAGCCAATGAAACCCAGCTGGACTTCCCGGTTATCTATGCATCGGCGGTCCAGGGGATTGCCGGCTACGAGGACGACCGGCTGGCCGATAATATGGAGCCGCTGTTCGAAACTATTGTCAGGAATGTGCCACCCCCAGAGGTGGATCGGTCCGGTCCCTTCCAGATGCAGATCAGCGCGCTGGACTACAGCAGCTATGTCGGGGTGATTGGTGTCGGTCGGATTACCCGCGGGCGCGTAAGGCCCAATATGTCCGTGACGATCATTGATCGGGAAGGGCACACGCGCAAGGGGAAAGTCCTGCAGGTCAAAAACTATCTGGGCCTGGAGCAGATCGATGTCCAGCAGGCGGAAGCCGGCGAAATAGTCTGTATCAGTGGTATCGACAAACTGCAAATCTCCGACACCCTGTGCGACCCGGACCATGTGGAGGCGCTGCCGCCGCTGACAGTTGATGAACCCACCATCAATATGACTTTCCAGGTTAACGATTCGCCATTCGCCGGGCAGGACGGAAAATACATAACTACCCGTAATATCAAGGAGCGGCTGGAGCGCGAGCTGCAATATAACGTTGCTCTGCGGGTTGAACAGGGTGAAACACCGGACAAGTACCGGGTATCCGGGCGCGGTGAACTGCATCTATCGGTGCTGATCGAAACCATGCGCCGGGAAGGCTATGAACTGGCCGTGTCCCGACCCGAAGTGATCGAACATGAAATCGACGGCGTCAGGCAGGAACCCTTTGAGGAACTGGTCATCGACTGTGATGAGGTAAATCAGGGCAGTGTGATCGAGGAACTGGGTAAAAGGCGGGCTGACATGCGGGAAATGATGCCCGACGGCAAGGGCCGGGTGCGCATGACCTTTATCATTCCCACGCGGGGGCTGATCGGCTTCCGCTCGCAGTTTCTCAGCATGACCTCCGGCAGCGGTATCATGACGCATATTTTTGATCATTACGGAGTTGTGAAGACAGGCGAGATTGCCGGTCGCAAGAACGGCGTGCTGGTTTCCATGGTAACCGGTAAAACCCTTGGCTATGCGCTTTTCAATCTGCAGGAAAGAGGGCGCCTGTTCGTGGGACCCAACGTGGAAGTCTATGAGGGTATGATCGTCGGCCTGCACAACCGGGAGAACGATCTGGTGGTGAATCCCACCAAGGCAAAACAACTCACCAATGTCAGGGCTTCAGGGACCGACGAAAATATCATACTCACTCCGCCGGTGATTCACAGCCTCGAACAGGCCATGGAATTCATCGAGGATGACGAGCTGGTTGAGATTACGCCTCACCATATCCGCCTGCGCAAAAAGTACCTCACAGAAAACGAACGCAAGCGCCACAGCCGCGGCAGCCAGGCGAGGGGTTAG
- the thiI gene encoding tRNA uracil 4-sulfurtransferase ThiI, with the protein MLFVVKLYPEITIKSRPVRKRMVRMLRKNLRRLLREIGAEVTVAGGWDAIDIETSSDDENLLNRVCERLRCTPGIAQFQIVRRHPLQDLDAIVEACLPVYADRLAGRTFAVRCKRQGKHPFSSVDVERHVGAALLQQTGAAGVRLKDPDVTVQLEIRQDFVHVVEQQQPGIGGFPLGAVEPVLSLISGGFDSAVSSYLCIRRGLLTHYCFFNLGGKAHELAVKEVALYLWMKFSASHQVLFITVPFEPVVAEILARVENSQMGVILKRMMMRAASRLADEIHAQALVTGEAVAQVSSQTLPNLKVIDGVTDKLVLRPLIVSGKQDIIDLAREIGTEQFSSQIPEYCGVISDKPTTKARPERIAREEERFRMDLLDQAVNNAQVQLISQVAEDLANPQQAIRVETELKPGAILIDIRHPDEQERAPLYLQQGADVEVLQVPFYQLQSYMEGKDPEGDYLLYCDRGMMSRLHGAHLADQGFINVGVYQPVAA; encoded by the coding sequence ATGTTGTTTGTAGTCAAATTGTATCCAGAAATTACCATCAAGAGCCGCCCGGTACGCAAACGGATGGTGCGCATGCTGCGCAAAAACCTCAGGCGCCTGTTGAGGGAGATCGGCGCCGAAGTAACTGTGGCCGGTGGCTGGGATGCGATTGATATTGAAACCTCTTCCGATGACGAAAATCTGCTCAATCGGGTGTGTGAGCGATTGCGGTGCACCCCGGGGATAGCGCAGTTTCAGATAGTAAGGCGCCATCCCCTGCAGGATCTGGACGCCATAGTGGAGGCCTGCCTGCCGGTCTACGCTGACCGCCTGGCCGGCCGTACCTTTGCCGTGCGCTGCAAACGTCAGGGTAAGCACCCTTTCAGTTCGGTGGATGTGGAGCGCCATGTGGGTGCGGCATTATTGCAGCAGACCGGTGCAGCCGGCGTTCGTCTTAAAGACCCCGATGTAACGGTGCAACTGGAGATTCGCCAGGATTTTGTTCATGTGGTTGAGCAACAACAACCCGGCATCGGCGGGTTTCCTCTCGGCGCCGTGGAACCGGTACTCTCTCTTATCTCAGGAGGTTTTGACTCGGCCGTATCCAGTTACCTGTGTATTCGCCGTGGATTGTTGACCCACTATTGTTTTTTCAACCTGGGAGGCAAGGCCCATGAGCTGGCAGTCAAGGAGGTGGCCCTGTATCTGTGGATGAAGTTCAGCGCGTCTCATCAGGTACTCTTTATTACCGTTCCATTCGAACCGGTGGTGGCAGAAATTCTTGCCAGGGTGGAAAACTCCCAGATGGGAGTGATACTGAAACGTATGATGATGCGGGCTGCCTCGCGGTTGGCGGACGAGATCCACGCCCAGGCACTGGTTACCGGAGAAGCGGTAGCGCAGGTTTCCAGTCAGACACTGCCGAATCTCAAGGTTATTGATGGTGTCACCGATAAGCTGGTGCTGCGTCCCCTCATCGTGTCAGGCAAGCAGGATATTATCGATCTGGCCCGGGAAATCGGCACTGAGCAGTTTTCCAGTCAGATACCGGAATATTGTGGCGTCATTTCCGACAAGCCTACGACCAAGGCCCGTCCCGAGCGTATTGCCCGGGAAGAGGAGCGCTTCCGGATGGATCTGCTCGACCAGGCGGTAAACAATGCCCAGGTACAACTGATAAGCCAGGTAGCCGAAGACCTGGCGAATCCTCAGCAGGCAATCCGGGTGGAAACCGAGTTAAAGCCAGGTGCCATTCTTATCGATATACGGCATCCGGACGAACAGGAGCGCGCTCCGCTGTACCTGCAGCAAGGCGCGGACGTGGAAGTACTGCAGGTACCGTTTTACCAGCTGCAATCTTATATGGAAGGCAAGGATCCTGAGGGCGACTATCTGCTTTACTGCGACAGGGGCATGATGAGTCGCCTGCATGGGGCGCACCTGGCAGATCAGGGCTTCATAAATGTCGGTGTCTATCAGCCTGTTGCGGCCTGA
- the tatC gene encoding twin-arginine translocase subunit TatC, translated as MISAEEEKELTLIDHLIELRDRILKALVAVVVIFLCLFPFANEIYVFIADPLIAALPENSSMIAIDPTSPFFAPFKLTFYAAAVIAAPYILYQLWSFVAPGLYKNEKAVAMPLFISSVALFYLGIAFARYVLFGIVFGFFISVAPEGIAVAPDISSFLSFALTIFFAFGLAFEVPIAVFLFIWAGLAEPESLTAKRPYVVVGCFVVAMLLTPPDPFTQSMLALPMWALFEVGILAGKLVRKRQRKEEQKEEAGGAAS; from the coding sequence ATGATATCTGCTGAAGAGGAAAAAGAACTGACTCTTATCGATCACCTGATTGAACTGCGTGATCGGATTCTTAAGGCCCTGGTGGCAGTTGTTGTCATCTTTCTGTGCCTTTTCCCTTTTGCCAATGAAATCTACGTCTTTATCGCCGACCCACTGATCGCTGCCCTGCCGGAAAACTCCAGCATGATCGCGATCGACCCCACTTCACCATTTTTTGCGCCGTTCAAGCTGACTTTTTACGCGGCGGCAGTGATCGCCGCACCTTACATCCTGTATCAGCTCTGGTCGTTCGTGGCACCGGGCCTGTACAAGAACGAAAAAGCAGTGGCCATGCCGCTTTTTATCTCCAGCGTCGCCCTCTTTTACCTGGGCATCGCCTTTGCTCGTTATGTACTTTTCGGTATAGTTTTTGGTTTTTTTATCTCCGTGGCGCCGGAAGGTATCGCGGTAGCACCTGATATAAGCAGCTTCCTGAGTTTTGCCCTGACTATCTTCTTCGCATTCGGACTGGCCTTTGAAGTGCCGATTGCGGTATTCCTGTTTATCTGGGCAGGCCTCGCAGAACCCGAGTCTCTGACCGCCAAACGGCCCTACGTGGTTGTTGGGTGTTTCGTCGTGGCGATGCTGTTGACACCACCGGATCCGTTCACCCAATCGATGCTTGCCCTGCCAATGTGGGCGCTGTTCGAAGTGGGTATTCTGGCCGGTAAGCTGGTGCGCAAGCGTCAGCGTAAGGAGGAGCAGAAAGAGGAAGCCGGCGGAGCCGCCAGCTGA
- the pip gene encoding prolyl aminopeptidase codes for MLVLYPELKPYNRQQLRVSEIHELYLDEAGNPDGIPVLFIHGGPGSACDFASRRYYNPELYRIITFDQRGCGRSTPHAELQENDTESLISDIEAIRCFLGIDRWVLFGGSWGSTLALLYAQKYPDHVMAMVLRGIFLCRRADLDWLYVQGASRVFPDHWREFVEFIPENERHNLVEAYYRRLTGRDELARMAAAKSWVSWEIHCSRLRPGADVQKLVSKQHNALAMSRIESHFFVNNGFIDENQILHNLSKIEHIPAKIIHGRYDMVCPLDNAAVLHERWPASELYIIRDAGHSASEPGITDALVRATGELADELKEA; via the coding sequence GTGCTGGTCCTGTATCCTGAACTGAAACCATACAATCGCCAACAGCTGCGCGTGTCCGAAATCCATGAGCTCTACCTGGACGAGGCAGGCAATCCTGACGGCATTCCGGTACTTTTCATCCATGGCGGTCCGGGTAGCGCCTGCGACTTTGCCTCACGTCGCTACTATAACCCCGAGTTGTACCGGATTATCACCTTCGATCAAAGGGGTTGCGGGCGCTCTACACCCCATGCGGAACTGCAGGAAAATGACACGGAAAGCCTGATCAGTGACATCGAGGCAATCCGCTGCTTTCTTGGTATCGACCGTTGGGTGCTGTTCGGGGGGTCCTGGGGTTCAACGCTGGCCCTGCTGTATGCGCAGAAATATCCCGACCATGTCATGGCAATGGTGCTGCGCGGCATATTCCTGTGTCGAAGAGCGGACCTGGACTGGTTGTACGTGCAGGGTGCGAGCCGCGTGTTCCCGGATCACTGGCGGGAGTTTGTTGAGTTCATCCCCGAGAATGAACGGCATAATCTAGTAGAGGCGTATTACCGTCGACTAACCGGGCGTGATGAGCTGGCCCGCATGGCCGCGGCCAAGTCCTGGGTCAGCTGGGAAATTCACTGTTCCAGGTTGCGGCCCGGTGCCGACGTGCAGAAGCTGGTTTCCAAGCAGCACAATGCGCTGGCCATGAGTCGGATCGAAAGCCATTTTTTTGTCAATAATGGTTTCATCGATGAAAATCAGATTTTGCATAACCTGTCTAAAATAGAGCACATACCGGCGAAAATTATTCACGGGCGCTACGATATGGTCTGCCCCCTGGACAATGCCGCGGTGCTGCACGAGCGCTGGCCAGCCTCGGAGTTGTACATCATTCGGGACGCCGGCCATTCCGCCTCGGAGCCGGGCATTACCGACGCGCTGGTTCGCGCTACCGGCGAACTGGCCGACGAGCTCAAGGAAGCCTAG
- the dtd gene encoding D-aminoacyl-tRNA deacylase translates to MIVLIQRVKRASVVVAGETVGAIGQGILAFVGLEKQDSEKTAEEGLDRILAYRIFADDEGRMNRSLRDIDGGLLLVSQFTLAADTRKGLRPGFSSAMPPAAAEALYDHLLAAARSRHGKVASGCFGADMQVELVNDGPVTFIL, encoded by the coding sequence GTGATTGTTCTTATTCAGCGGGTTAAGCGCGCCAGTGTCGTCGTGGCGGGCGAGACAGTCGGCGCTATCGGACAGGGCATCCTTGCCTTTGTCGGGCTGGAGAAGCAGGACTCGGAAAAAACAGCCGAAGAGGGCCTGGATCGAATCCTGGCCTACAGGATTTTTGCCGATGATGAGGGCAGGATGAACCGGAGTCTGCGGGATATTGACGGCGGCCTGCTTCTGGTTTCTCAGTTCACCCTGGCAGCGGACACCCGGAAAGGGCTGCGTCCCGGTTTTTCATCAGCCATGCCGCCTGCTGCCGCCGAAGCACTCTACGATCATTTGCTTGCAGCTGCGCGTTCCCGTCACGGCAAAGTTGCAAGTGGGTGCTTTGGTGCCGACATGCAGGTGGAACTGGTCAATGACGGGCCAGTGACTTTTATTCTTTAG